tcctatatacaagaatataactactataatactgcccctatatacaagaatataactactataatactgctcctatatacaagaatataactactataatactgctcctatatacaagaatataactactataatactgccccctatatacaagaatataactactataatactgccccttatatacaagaatataactactataatactgcccctatatacaagaatataactactataatactgctcctatatacaagaatataactactataatactgcccctatatacaagaatataactactataatactgcccctacatacaagaatataattactataatactgcccctatatacaagaatataactactataatactgctcctaaatacaagaatataactactataatactgccccctatatacaagaatataactactataatactgctccctatatacaagaatataactactataatactgcccctatatacaagaatataactactataatactgcccctatatacaagaatatcactactataatactgctcctatatacaagaatataactactataatactgcccctatatacaagaatataactactataatactgctcctatatacaagaatataactactataatactgctcctaaatacaagaatataactactataatactgctccctatatacaagaatataactactataatactgctccctatatacaagaatataactactataatactgcccctatatacaagaatataactactataatactgcccctatattcaagaatatcactactataatactgcccctatatacaagaatataactactataatactgctccctatatacaagaatataactactataatactgctccctatatacaagaatataactactataatactgctcctatatacaagaatataactactataatactgctcctatatacaagaatataactactataatactgctcctatatacaagaatataactactataatactgcccctatatacaagaatataactactataatactgctcctatatacaagaatataactactataatactgcccctatatacaagaatataactactataatactacccctatatacaagaatataactactataatactacccctatatacaagaatataactactataatactgcccctatatacaagactataactactatattactgcctcctatatacaagaatataactactataatactgccccctatgtacaagaatataactactataatactgctcctatatacaagaatataactactataatactgctccctatatacaagaatgtagaaATGTACAAACTATGGGCGTTTGGCTTTGATGCGGTCATGACTTGATGTTTGGTGGTGCAGTGTGGTGTAAAGTAGAATAAACATGACAACGGATAGTTGGCTGAAGACGACTGACAAGGATTATGGTATTACAATGATAATATACATGTCCTAATCTCCATCATATCTTTGTTTTGTAGAACATGTTGGCCAAAGCATTGTATGACAATAAGGCGGAATGCTCGGATGAACTGGCCTTTCGAAAGGGCGACATCCTGACCGTGCTGGATCAGAACGTCTTCGGCAGCGAGGGCTGGTGgagatgctatctacatggacgTCAGGGTCTTGCTCCGGCAAACCGGTTGCAACTGTTCACCGTAACCCAGAATGACTCCCTGCTGGTTCAGGCCAACTATAACTCCCTAGGAAGGCAACAGTCTTCACAGAACATCTACCAAGTACCTTCTGCATCCAAGACCGAGGCTGGATCCATGTACGAGAGGATGGAAAAGCTATACATCACCCCGACGACACAGAAGCCTATAACCGGGGACATATACCAGACTCCTATTTGTTCTCCTGCTCAGGTCTTCTACGAAAAAGCCAACAGCTCTTCGAGCCAGGTAAATTTTCATGGAGAAAATGAAGAACCTTTAGagtggttgtccagtttagaaaacccatttccatacaccctGTTAGGGAATTGTGAGTAAATAGAGGGGGGACCTGTGTACAGGATCACCAACCAGAATGCAGAGCGATTAGATAGAGCGTCTctcgaggacctgtcctgtagtacatagacagtacattgatatgaatggacaccgtgtaatacttcatttctcctgtggtggcgctgcagggatatGGCACACTTACTGacgggtttccccacagatcacagctgatcgctgggggtcccagcaggaggacactttgtgatcagcttattggacCCTTCTAAAAAGTAGAGAACgttcaaagtggagaaccccttgaaGTCCCCAGTTACTAGAAGTTCCTGAGTCCTGTTCAGCCTTTGTATCTCTTTTTTTTGGAAACCTAGatcacaaccaatatggccacactAGCAGCTTCTATAGTAGCTGTCACCCAACTCAGGAATTTCAAAtttctagaaaaataaataaaaattgcgcCAATATTCAGAGCACCACATACTTTGACAGACAAACAAGATCTTTTCAATCTATTAATGTAGGATTTTTTTTGAAACATAAAATCAGTAGTTTTAGATTTATAGTAGTAAAAGTCTTCTACAACACATGTGGGCATTGTGCAACTTCCTACAACTGTATAGAGCGGGGGAGGGagagtgtatgggggggggggtttgtgcatGAGGACGGTAAACTAGAGCACTGCGAGCCTTGCTTCGAGACAACTaccgctttttttaaaaaaataaaaaatttgggtGATTACCAATGATGAGTTTGGATCTTCGATAAGAAAATGTTGTGTAATAATCAGATTCTAAACTATCCATTTTCAAAAactaataaaaactttaaaaaaagttagcaaaataTAATTCCCTGAAATCGCAATCAGTAGGCtaaaacaaatgacccactccccTGACTCCTTAGAAATAGGTAGAGTGCCCTCCGCCAATCATCAGAGCCAGAACGGTAGTGGAACTCAATTATTCTGGTGTCACAATTTCGGACCATTTAGAGTATATAGTTGTGCCAGCTTTGATAGGGCATTGTACAGaagtcatatttaaaaaaaaaaaaaaaaaaagtctggtgacaggttcccttttaaaaaaaaaaaatgtaagcgccCCCTTCTGTTCAATACATCATGAAAAATGACAAACTTGCTTTACGATTGAAAAGTAAAGGCATTAAATGAAACAGTCATTTTAAGTCTGGAGAATGTTTTTGAAAACAGGAAGTCACCAAGTATTGCAAACAAATCCAAAAATATTTGCAGCACCATGAAAGTTTCATTAGTCCAGCTTGATGCTAAATTAGCACAATTTATACTGATCTGATATCTCAGTGTTTGGACCCTGAAAATTCTGATTCGAAGTTACATTTTGACGTTTTTGGACGAGTAGAGGATCCAGACCAGAGCATTGTACTGCATCCGGTGTCTTTAAGAGCAATGCAACGTTCTGCAGATTCATAAAATGAGAAAAAGATGCAGCGCTGggtcgtcactgcagatctccgAGTTCGCCCCCTTTAATTTACCCTCTGGGATATTGTGCAACACAAATGTTTAAAGTCTCAGCATATTCAGCTGTTGCCAGCAGCTGGGTGATGTCCCCAGCAGAGGGGACAGTATGCAGAGCGCAGTGCTCCATACGCTGCAAGTACAGCACGCATTCCGAGGACTGTCGCGTTTTCTGTCAGTCAGCAAAACGCGATATTTATAGATCTCTCTTCTGTTTTTCTTATGTAAAGATGTggtttaaccctttctggaccccAACACATACAAGAGAAGCTGCGCGTTATCTAGAGGTGAATTCGCTGATGTCCCTAAAAATATACAAGGTACAGAGAAAGGCTTCCCGGACCAACCTGGtcacttaaaggggaattccatctCAACCTAACCCCCGTGCAGTGACTCTCAGAATGGTGGTCACTGACGAAGCCCAAACCCTGGTTGAAGATTGAACTTGGAACCTCTGACCTCTGCTTCCTTGGGTATTAATGAAATGTATACCCTTTTATGCCTTCAAGGGGTTCTcagctttggacaatctctacttgttagaaggacccttgacaataagctgttcACAAAGGGTCTCCCTGCCGGGACCTTCAGCGAtcatctgtgatctgtggggaaactggtcagtaagtgtttcattttcctgcagtgccaccacaggggaaataaagtattgcgtagtgtccattcatatcaatgtgttgtctgtgtaatacaggacaggtcctccagagagacgctctatgtaaccgctctccactctggccaagagatgaggatcctgaacagaggacccccgatATTATCTCAGAAACCCCTAACAGGGTAttttaaagaagtttttttttacatcagacaacccctttcaccAGGATAAGAAAGAAGTGGCAAGTGGAATCAATATTATTTCCAGATAAGCACGGTGTCCAAAATCTAAAAAATCTCAGACCAAAGCCAAACACATTGAGACGCTTGAGCACATCAGCTCCTTCGTTAGTAGTGGTCCTAGGTCATGGACTCCCCCACCGATGTTATGTTAATGCGGATGACTAATATCTACGTCGTTTCTGTTACAGCATCTTTTCACTCTCCCAAGAGCATCACGGGCATCGAATCCCACCAGCGCTCCCCATCCAGAAGTCTACGACGTCCCACCTTCCAAGCTGAATGTTCAAGTTGTCTCCCAAGTAAGTTTCTTGTACATAACCTATCTTGAGCTCACGTCAACATAAGAGGTTCATCAGACGGTGCTCCACCTTCATCCCATGACACTGATTTGATATGTGTATGGTCGGTAGATGATGTTGCTAATGAGATACTTTGTGGAGTTCTattattttattaacttgtttgtaCTTGTATTGTTTTTTAGCGAGGTACCACGCCATCTCCGGTCAATGGACGGTCTCCATTTCTCAACCTGTCTGAGCAGCAAATCTACGATATCCCATCCAGCCCGGACACTCCAGGAAGAGGCAACGTCAAAACTCCTAAAGCTTCAAATGTATGTCTGCTACCTACAAACTATGTAAAACATTGTCTGCATGACTTGTCCGTCTTCGTTGCAATGCTGCCAAATGTTGCGTGACACCAGGGCTGGACAACTCTTACGAGCCAAGTTCTCATTGCAACTGTTTGGCACTCAACCTTTTGGGTTGTTTTCTATTGATGTCTATGTAAGTTCTTATGGccccgaaaatgaaaaaaaaaattggctacTAAGTTCTACATTGCTTTGTCTATCCCTCCAAGGCACTTCATAAATTTGTCAGAACTTGGACTAGAGGGAAGGCTGAGTGTTTTGCCATTTATTGGCCATGGTGATGTATTCTCTCTCATATAATGAACACTTTGTACCTATTACAGGTGTATGACATCCCCCCAACGAGTAACTTGGCTCATCAGAAGAACAGAAGTGAAACGCCACCTGCGAGTCCTCATTACAACACTCTACCAAACCCCCGGAAGTCAGATTGGATCTATGACATCCCACTATCCCCTGAGAGAAATATTTTAAAAGGCGGCTGTAGAAAGATATCTATAGACAGAGGTATGGTGTATGACGTGCCTCCGACGCGGTATGGACCAGTCCATTCTAACTGTACATCAAGTCAAATATATGACGTCCCACCACAGCAAAGTAAACCATCACCAATGGCTAATCAAAGTCTCTATGATGTCCCAGCGTCCCGGGATATTTCTGCTCCACATCAAAATGGAAGTTTAAGGAAAGTCTCATCTACTTTCGGGATACAAACGTTGGAGCATGTAGAGTCCAAGGAAAATGTTTACGATATCCCGAGAGGGTCATCTGCTGGGTCTCCACCAAAATTTGAGATGAATAGCCAATCATACACTGAGAGGATATATGACGTTCCTCCACCAATCCCAAGGAATTCCAAACCTTCTCCACATAGACTTGATCAAGATAGGTTGTCCGTGTCCAGCTCAGAAAGTCGCACCAGCACCTTATCTACTTTATCCAATGCTTCTAGTGAGTCCTTCACCTTGTCCGTTCCAGATGAGAGCACCACCCAAGTGACTCTAGAACCAGAAGTAGCCATCAAGAAGATCACTGAACTTCAAGAACGGGTGTCTAGCTCCATAGCAAGCCTTATGATCTTTGTGAGCAGCAAATGGAGGCTTCAGGAAAACATGGAAGCCAACCTGGAAGACATCCACATGGCCGTAGACAGCATTATCTCATCGTTAGGACAGTTCACAGACTTTGCCCAGAGCGTCAAGGTCAACGCTTCTCACCTAACGGACACCAACAT
The genomic region above belongs to Rhinoderma darwinii isolate aRhiDar2 chromosome 13, aRhiDar2.hap1, whole genome shotgun sequence and contains:
- the CASS4 gene encoding cas scaffolding protein family member 4; translated protein: MLAKALYDNKAECSDELAFRKGDILTVLDQNVFGSEGWWRCYLHGRQGLAPANRLQLFTVTQNDSLLVQANYNSLGRQQSSQNIYQVPSASKTEAGSMYERMEKLYITPTTQKPITGDIYQTPICSPAQVFYEKANSSSSQHLFTLPRASRASNPTSAPHPEVYDVPPSKLNVQVVSQRGTTPSPVNGRSPFLNLSEQQIYDIPSSPDTPGRGNVKTPKASNVYDIPPTSNLAHQKNRSETPPASPHYNTLPNPRKSDWIYDIPLSPERNILKGGCRKISIDRGMVYDVPPTRYGPVHSNCTSSQIYDVPPQQSKPSPMANQSLYDVPASRDISAPHQNGSLRKVSSTFGIQTLEHVESKENVYDIPRGSSAGSPPKFEMNSQSYTERIYDVPPPIPRNSKPSPHRLDQDRLSVSSSESRTSTLSTLSNASSESFTLSVPDESTTQVTLEPEVAIKKITELQERVSSSIASLMIFVSSKWRLQENMEANLEDIHMAVDSIISSLGQFTDFAQSVKVNASHLTDTNIQMRINNQLQTLTDSFQTLSQNQEAINLCSWSLQALVINKPHTTPDDLDQFVMAARTIPDDMKRFVSIIIANGKLLFKKVENEKKPKPVKEHTVVRKPYVPLRKETRVLQESCVNKTKAEKHHLSRQKALEDSGYVYLQKKEDFEKMQSLSPIQQLENKTSPEEKRKGWLKPDSRISSRDDPEKKNGTGFLKEPTVPTAKPEAPQSTEPLKKIALSEHCYLYFGALQKAIRVFNDSLIKNETPEIFITHGKLIIMVGQKLVDLLCQDVKANEARNDILFKSSELCGLLKNLAMATKTAAIQYPNIATMLELQCRTNELSNYTQLFRAMLE